The proteins below are encoded in one region of Anoplopoma fimbria isolate UVic2021 breed Golden Eagle Sablefish chromosome 19, Afim_UVic_2022, whole genome shotgun sequence:
- the setd6 gene encoding N-lysine methyltransferase setd6 isoform X1 has product MATKAKRPKVDDGSEINPLQDFLQWCNRVGLLLSKKVCVSKEGTVAEYGMLAMDNIEEGEVLFTIPRSALLHQETTKVSVVLEKERSSLESSSGWVPLLLALLYEYTSSQSHWKPYLSLWTDFKTLDHPMFWSKEERDRLLRGTGIPEAVDTDLANIQREYRDVVLPFITKHPDLWNPDTHTLKLYSQLVAFVMAYSFQEPQEEEDSEDDEDDEEEEKAPNPPMMVPMADMLNHVSNHNANLEFTPDSLKMVSVCRIHKGEEVFNTYGQMANWQLLHMYGFTEPYHSNGNDTADIPITNLYKVAMQGAQSDLHRQLVEEQWEMLGQMMQEKGAFVFGKQGCLTDTELHTVLKVLCMSREEFSEFKDNEGWEEDEEEEISLAFSNEGLSGLKASWKWLIHEAAHLTVRSYGDMEEGEGGAKSDQELMEDKAAFEGLSSRKQKALQVRCGQKSILHRLMELTKS; this is encoded by the exons ATGGCAACTAAAGCGAAACGACCTAAG GTAGATGATGGTTCAGAGATTAATCCGCTGCAGGACTTTCTACAGTGGTGCAACAGAGTCGGCTTGTTACTCAGCAAAAAG gtgtgtgtgagtaaagAGGGAACAGTGGCCGAGTACGGGATGCTGGCTATGGACAACATCGAGGAGGGAGAGGTTTTATTCACCATCCCCAGATCAGCTCTTCTCCACCAGGAGACAACAAAGGTCTCTGTCGTGCTGGAGAAAG AGAGGTCATCTCTGGAGAGCTCGTCCGGCTGGGTTCCCCTGCTTCTGGCTCTGCTGTATGAATACACATCTTCACAGTCCCATTGGAAACCCTACCTCTCTCTGTGGACCGACTTCAAGACACTGGACCACCCCATGTTCTG GTctaaagaggagagagacagactgttGAGGGGAACGGGTATTCCTGAGGCTGTGGACACAGACCTGGCCAACATCCAGAGGGAATACAGGGACGTGGTCCTTCCCTTCATCACCAAGCATCCTGACCTGTGgaaccctgacacacacacactgaagctgTACTCACAGCTGGTGGCCTTTGTCATGGCCTACAG tTTCCAAGAgccacaggaagaggaggacagtgaagatgatgaggatgacgaagaggaggagaaggcccCAAACCCACCGATGATGGTTCCCATGGCCGACATGCTTAATCATGTGTCCAATCACAATGCAAATCTGGAGTTTACACCG GACAGTTTGAAGATGGTTTCCGTGTGCCGCATTCACAAAGGCGAGGAAGTGTTTAACACCTACGGGCAGATGGCCAACTGGCAGCTGCTGCACATGTACGGCTTCACAGAGCCGTACCATAGCAACGGCAACGACACCGCCGACATCCCAATCACCAACCTCTACAAGGTCGCCATGCAAG GTGCTCAGTCTGATCTGCACCggcagctggtggaggagcagtgggagatGCTGGGTCAGATGATGCAAGAGAAAGGAGCCTTCGTCTTTGGCAAACAGGGCTGCCTCACAGACACAGAGCTACATACTGTGCTCAAG GTGCTGTGCATGTCGAGGGAGGAGTTCTCAGAGTTCAAAGATAATGAAGGAtgggaggaagatgaggaggaagagatctCCCTCGCTTTCTCTAACGAGGGTCTCTCTGGATTAAAGGCTTCGTGGAAATGGCTGATTCATGAAGCAGCCCATCTGACTGTGAGGTCCTATGGAGacatggaggagggagagggtggTGCTAAGAGCGACCAGGAACTGATGGAGGACAAGGCAGCGTTTGAAGGACTGAGCAGCAGGAAGCAGAAAGCCCTGCAGGTACGCTGTGGACAGAAGAGCATCCTGCACAGACTGATGGAGCTCACCAAGTCATGA
- the setd6 gene encoding N-lysine methyltransferase setd6 isoform X2, translating into MLAMDNIEEGEVLFTIPRSALLHQETTKVSVVLEKERSSLESSSGWVPLLLALLYEYTSSQSHWKPYLSLWTDFKTLDHPMFWSKEERDRLLRGTGIPEAVDTDLANIQREYRDVVLPFITKHPDLWNPDTHTLKLYSQLVAFVMAYSFQEPQEEEDSEDDEDDEEEEKAPNPPMMVPMADMLNHVSNHNANLEFTPDSLKMVSVCRIHKGEEVFNTYGQMANWQLLHMYGFTEPYHSNGNDTADIPITNLYKVAMQGAQSDLHRQLVEEQWEMLGQMMQEKGAFVFGKQGCLTDTELHTVLKVLCMSREEFSEFKDNEGWEEDEEEEISLAFSNEGLSGLKASWKWLIHEAAHLTVRSYGDMEEGEGGAKSDQELMEDKAAFEGLSSRKQKALQVRCGQKSILHRLMELTKS; encoded by the exons ATGCTGGCTATGGACAACATCGAGGAGGGAGAGGTTTTATTCACCATCCCCAGATCAGCTCTTCTCCACCAGGAGACAACAAAGGTCTCTGTCGTGCTGGAGAAAG AGAGGTCATCTCTGGAGAGCTCGTCCGGCTGGGTTCCCCTGCTTCTGGCTCTGCTGTATGAATACACATCTTCACAGTCCCATTGGAAACCCTACCTCTCTCTGTGGACCGACTTCAAGACACTGGACCACCCCATGTTCTG GTctaaagaggagagagacagactgttGAGGGGAACGGGTATTCCTGAGGCTGTGGACACAGACCTGGCCAACATCCAGAGGGAATACAGGGACGTGGTCCTTCCCTTCATCACCAAGCATCCTGACCTGTGgaaccctgacacacacacactgaagctgTACTCACAGCTGGTGGCCTTTGTCATGGCCTACAG tTTCCAAGAgccacaggaagaggaggacagtgaagatgatgaggatgacgaagaggaggagaaggcccCAAACCCACCGATGATGGTTCCCATGGCCGACATGCTTAATCATGTGTCCAATCACAATGCAAATCTGGAGTTTACACCG GACAGTTTGAAGATGGTTTCCGTGTGCCGCATTCACAAAGGCGAGGAAGTGTTTAACACCTACGGGCAGATGGCCAACTGGCAGCTGCTGCACATGTACGGCTTCACAGAGCCGTACCATAGCAACGGCAACGACACCGCCGACATCCCAATCACCAACCTCTACAAGGTCGCCATGCAAG GTGCTCAGTCTGATCTGCACCggcagctggtggaggagcagtgggagatGCTGGGTCAGATGATGCAAGAGAAAGGAGCCTTCGTCTTTGGCAAACAGGGCTGCCTCACAGACACAGAGCTACATACTGTGCTCAAG GTGCTGTGCATGTCGAGGGAGGAGTTCTCAGAGTTCAAAGATAATGAAGGAtgggaggaagatgaggaggaagagatctCCCTCGCTTTCTCTAACGAGGGTCTCTCTGGATTAAAGGCTTCGTGGAAATGGCTGATTCATGAAGCAGCCCATCTGACTGTGAGGTCCTATGGAGacatggaggagggagagggtggTGCTAAGAGCGACCAGGAACTGATGGAGGACAAGGCAGCGTTTGAAGGACTGAGCAGCAGGAAGCAGAAAGCCCTGCAGGTACGCTGTGGACAGAAGAGCATCCTGCACAGACTGATGGAGCTCACCAAGTCATGA